AGTGTTTATTGCCTCTCCATAAAAGGATAACTTTTAGTGATTTGGAACAACTGTATAAAATTCAATTATATCGTTTAGTTTAAAGGTttatgatagtaacatataccAGTTGTTTTGCGTATTTTATTTGTAGAAATCAAAGGTATGCCTTCAAATATCTTAATGCATATGTAATATTATGTATCTACCGAGAGCCTGGACAGGACTTAGCTAATCAAGATCCAGGCCCAAAAATATACTTTGGGTCGAGCATTTAACTCTTTGTCCGGACTACACAAAGTCCAAACATATCTAAAACCCACCTGTATTTTGGACTCTTCAGTTTTTAACGTTATcgtaaatgaagaaaaaaggaCGAAGCCAACGCGTAGGTACACATTTGTGTTTATATCTTTCTCTGCTGTAACCTAACTACATATCCTTTACAGGTACACTGAACAGTACACTAACATAGACACatagtaacatatatacaattatacaaagttatacataatcattATTATACGGACATCTATATATACCGAAGCTTCGTagcattaacaaaaaaatactgtttttttgttacacagaaaaattgtttaaaactaGTAAATAACTACCAAAGGTAGTcataaaaaactgaaaatattacattacgttttaaattttatattatctttaaaTCGAAAAGAGAAGGTTCATTTATTAATTTCGAGCTTATATTTTTGACCAAACGatgaaacatatttttgacccaaaaaaatgtTTCGTACGTAAATACGAAAATAACCAACAAGTTAAGAAATAAAATTAGCATGCAAGTAATGGAGTGAGTCGCCGccatgaagaaaaagaaaaagaacaaagCGAATCCTGAGTTATGGTTACGATTATTTGCTAAAGAAAGTTATatttaacttaaaaatatatgttcttTTTTGTCAAAGAAAAATATGTTCGTTCGAAGCTATTATTAGTGTTTATATAAATCCCAGTGGGTCGACAAAAGAAAAGTTCTAGTGACATGTAAAGTAAAAAAGGCGACGACATTTTCAGCGCGAATTATTGGCCTTTCCTTttacattatttaataatttaatgtaGAAATTTTTGGGTTTCAGAAAAGCAAAAAACTCTGAAGACCGTCCAAATAAAATGTTTCAGTTTTATTAGATCCAATAATGATACTATATTAACTGACAAATTTCCTTTTGGAAAACGAGGTTCAAGATTCATGTGGTTTGCACTCACATGTGACCTCTTTTTCAGTTTGGAAATATACTTTCACCAGCTTGAATGTGGCACTCACATGGGTTTTTGTGGTAGGgttatcaaaagaaaatttggatttttCTACATATTTTAGCATTACAATTTTTGTTGTTCAGTTAGCGTGGGTTAGTGACATGTCTTTTTTGCCAGATATACTACTTACTAGACCTGTTAGTGGTAGTTGGAGTCGTGtttatgttttagatttttttttcattagaaAGCTTAGTATGGATGGGTCATATTCCTTATGTATGGAACTACCGTATAAATTGTAAATCGGTTAATATTGAGACATACTAGGTTTTGAAAACCCTTCTTTGTCTTAAGAAAAGGGTACTGTCTTCAGTTATTACAAAATTACTTTGATTTCTTAAAGTAAAAGAAAACTCTCTTTTTTGTTCGTTAATAGAAAATCAAAGAACTCTCTGTCGGCGAGGTTTTGTTGCCGTACATTTGGTGTTATTATATAACGTTTATTTGACGaaaatttaactaaattatAGCATAGTGCCATGCCTTCTCATCAATGTGCATGCTTTTTTGTCGTTTTCGCTTTGATTCAGCGTTTAGTTACCACCATTTTGGTCTTTGGTCtcttacaaattaaatataagtAAACATCTGTAGCGGCTAACACTCCTATTTAAGCTAAGCCTTGCTCCATCAGTTGAACTCCTCTCTTATTTTTCCTTAGTTCTTAGGCATCATTAAAACTCTTATAGAATCTCATTTTCTTTTGTGGCTTTCCACATATTCGATTTGTAGTCCCTTTTTCTCACGTGTGTCATAACAAACTCAGTGTCTTGGTTAATAGAGATGAATAAGTACACATTTAACCCACCTGAGGATGAGCTCATTAACTACTACTTGAACAACAAGATCACAGAAAATGATGATCCTGAGGGGAAACAAATAAACGAGGTCAACATATGTCACCATGAACCAGCAGATTTACCAGGTGGGTTATCtttaaaccctaattaaaatcataaaccctaacatGTCAAAAGTCTAACATCACTTCTTCATGTTTATGTGTTATTTGAAAAGGGCTGGCGAAGATAGAATCGGGTCACACTTGGTACTTCATATCTCCGGTAAAGAAGTTCGGGAAACTCAACCGAAGGAAGAGGGCATCAAAGACAGGACACTGGAAGATAACGGGGAATAGCTGTACGATTAAGGACACTGATGGTAACCCTATCGGTTTAAAGAAATTTCTTGTGttccaagaaaacaaaaacagaagatCATCTACTTTACTACCCACCACAGCCCATCAACACAAGTTCACTTGGATCATCCATGAATTTCATTCCTTTCTCCACCACCCCAATAAGGTAGTAATTAAAGGTCCAAAAGCGATGTTAAAACTGCGACCCTTCTCATTTCCACTTTAAATTATGTTAGTAGCAACTTTATGATTAGATCAAAACATAAATTTGTGACCCCAACTATATGTATGAACTGAAGCGTTAATTAGTGACTATCTATGAATTATGTGAAGGACGCATTTGTTCTCTGCAAACTCAAGAAAAAGACAAGATCACGGAGTGGCGTCGCCGTAGATGCTTCCCCTGCGGTGACAGATCTCTCTCCCACTATCATTTCAGATCCTATACTTAATGACTCCCTGGTATTTTACATAATATGGGAACaactttttcatatatttaaggTGTTggtatatgtattttaagtagcTAGGTAAAGGCGATTTTAAATTAGTTCACAGTTAACTTTAGAGAACATAGAAACCATatacaaacatattttttatacaGTCTCAGTATGATTAATATTGTAgcaatatgtttttcttttatagaaTACTTGTTTAGGTAGAAAAAAACATCGGACCAATTGAATCAGATTATTTCAtcttcgattttttttaattagtattcATATGACTTTTCAGTACGATTTTGGTTTGATGTGAATGGGTTTAATTGGGCTAAATGATTGCATGATTAATTTTAGATGTTGACGCACCACAAGGACCCTGTCGAAGATTATGGTGGAGACTACTGTAATGACTTAGAAGAGCTAACCCCAGAACTCGACAGCTCTAGGTGGCTTGACCACTCTTATCAGTTCGACAGTAACCACTGGGGAAGTTTCGCCGATACAACGCATGTACGTAcgaaattttatttgataactAATAATTCTTCAATTACAAACCAAAGATCCCACGAGCTCGCGTggtattttatgatttattgatttgtaTCTTTGGGACAGTCAAGCTGTGACCACTTAAAAGGTGAGAATACGAGTCCATTGTGTTTTTAGAATATTTACAGTTtgaattttaatcaaaatatctAACATGAAGTTATTCAAgattaagtattatatattcaCTCCGTATGTTTTAACCAGTAAGAATGAAAACTTGCATTGTAATAGGTTTAATAATTACTGTAGATTTTGTTTCAAAAGTTTATTAGATTTATCACAAAGATATTCGTCTTTCATTATATATTACGAGAAAATTTCATACTAtttcaattaaatattttttctggtGTGTTTATTTGAAAGTCATGGGAACAAGGTGAATCCAGCGGTCTCCTTCGCGGAGAAAATGGACACGTGTACGGACAAAACACCGTGGAAAACTCGAATGTGAGAGCACCTTCAACGCAAATACCCAACTTGGGTTtcctattttttgtttttcttttttttttcttgtctgatttaaaaaaattaaaaatgaaacaatCGTGGACCGCCATGTGTCAGTGAGAACCGCGAAACAGTGCAAAATATGTCGCTTATTTCGCGACAAAAAACAACCGTCTCTCCCTTTTTAGTGGGTCTCACACCACATTTTCTCCTAAAAACCCTCTTTGCATTCCGGGTCGAGGGTGCTCTAAGTGACACaactttgagaaaaaaaaaatgctttcttattttattgttatagaaaaatgaaataaaattactattatagggtaaaataaaagtattaattaattatgttacaaaaagttattttatatattttccgcAGCATTTGGAAATCAGCGAAGCAGTGATGGGGCCCGTAACGTTTCCAACTCCCAACACCGACCAAATCTAAATAAGTTAACTGATTGGGACACTTGGGAGTATCAGACTACACGCGCCGCTCTTACTTCTCAACAAAGGCTCAGTTTCAACTGCTTCGAGGACTTGAAAACCAAAAAGCGGCCATCATTTGGAATCTTTGGATCTCTTCTACTTTAGTTCTCTTTCGTCTGTCTTTCTattgatattattatttgtattgTACCCTTCCTTTTGGCGTTATTGATATTGTACTAGTTTAATTTCACGATCTCCTACGAATATGTTACTCccatcttttttattttccgtcaagaatttatttgattaaaggACCGAGCCCAAAACAATACAAAATCCAACCAGGACAATCTAACCCCACAAACATAGGCCGAAAGCCCAATTAGAGAAACCCTAGAAACAAAACGAGGCGCCGCCGCATCGAGCCACGACATCACCCCCTTCAAGCCACCACCGGTGAACCAACCATCGATTCACCGGAACACACCAGTGCTCATTAGTTTCACACCCTCTTCACCGCAAACGCCTTCGACTCATGTGTTTCCATTATCGGAGAGCATCAATCGCCACTTCGAGATCTCATCCGCCTCCCTTCATCACCGAGAAGAAAGCTTCTCTCGAAACATCACCCTTTACCACCGGAGAGCTTCGATCGTCCTCCGACGAGAGCTCATCCATCGAATCCAACCCGAAACTTCATAAACAGAGATAGAAAAACCAAACCCTAAAACGGAAATAGGGAACCAAAAGCCGGCGACGCAAGGCAAAGAAAGCCTTCATCCCCCGGAGTCAAAAGCCGGCGATAACAGAGCTGGagaagcctccacctcccggtAACAAGGCCGGCATCAACGGAGCTGTagaagcctcca
This region of Brassica napus cultivar Da-Ae chromosome C5, Da-Ae, whole genome shotgun sequence genomic DNA includes:
- the LOC106398047 gene encoding NAC domain-containing protein 69-like — encoded protein: MNKYTFNPPEDELINYYLNNKITENDDPEGKQINEVNICHHEPADLPGLAKIESGHTWYFISPVKKFGKLNRRKRASKTGHWKITGNSCTIKDTDGNPIGLKKFLVFQENKNRRSSTLLPTTAHQHKFTWIIHEFHSFLHHPNKMLTHHKDPVEDYGGDYCNDLEELTQSWEQGESSGLLRGENGHVYGQNTVENSNVRAPSTQIPNLGFLFFVFLFFFLSDLKKLKMKQSWTAMCQ